The genomic segment CTCCGGCGACGACCTGTCGAACCACCGCGAACTGGTCCGACGGATGGGCGAACTCGCCCGCGAGGTGGCGTCCCGCGTCGGCCCCCTCGAGTTCGTGGACGTGGGCGGCGGGTTCGGCGTCCCCTACCGCGAGGACGAACCGCCCCTCGACCTCGAGAGCGTCGCCGACGCGACGCGGGAGGCTCTCGGCGACGTCTCCGGCACCCTCGCGGTCGAACCCGGCCGGTACGTCGTCGCCGACGCGGGCGTCCTCCTCACGCGGGTCAACACCGTCAAGGAGGCGCCCGACGCCACCGTCGTCGGCGTGGACGCGGGGATGACCACCCTGCTCCGCCCCGCGATGTACGACGCCTACCACGAGATTCGGAACCTGTCGGCGACCGAGGACGTTCAGGCGATATCTGCCACCGTCGCGGGCCCTATCTGTGAGTCCTCGGATGTGATGTGTGAGAACAGGTTACTCGCCGCTCCCCGTCGAGGACATCTCCTCGCCGTCGGGAACGCGGGTGCCTACGGATACGAGATGGCAAGCACCTACAACTCGCGGCCTCGACCGGCCGAAGTCGCACTCTCGGGCGGCGACGCCCGCGTCGTGCGGCGACGAGAGACCCTGGCTGACCTCACGGAGTTAGAAGAATGAGCGTACTTCACGAACGAATCCCTGTCGCAAAGTATCACGGAACCGGAAACGACTTCATCGTCGTGGACGCGGAGGAGTCGGTCCCCGACCGACCCGCGTTCGCGTCGACGCACTGCAACCGAGACTCGGGCATCGGCGGCGCGGAGGCCGAACGGCGCGGCGCGGACGGCGTCCTCTTTCTCGCACTCGAACGTCGCTACTCGCCGCCCCGCGTCGTGATGACTCTCGTCCAACCCGACGGCTCCGTCGCCGCGATGTGCGGCAACGGCGCGCGGTGCGCCGCCTCGTGGGCCGCCGGGCGGACCGGGTCGTCGGAACTGATGATAGACACGCCCGCCGGCACGCGCCACGCCATCGTCGAGGGCGACCGGGTCACCATCGAGATGGGCGACCCGTCGTTCCGCCCGCGCGACGTCCCCCTCGCCCGGGAGTCCGAACTCGTCGAGGAGGACGTCGAAGGACTGACCGTCACCGCCGTGAACACGGGCGTCCCGCACGCCGTCGCGTTCGTCGACGACGTGGACGACGTCGACCTCGACGCCGTCGCGCCCGCCGTCCGTCACGCCGACGTGTTCCCCGAGGGCGCCAACGTCACCGTCGCCTCTCCGAACGACGACGGGTCGTTCAGTCAGCGCACGTTCGAACGCGGCGTCGAGGGCGAGACGCAGTCCTGCGGCACCGGCGCCGTCGCCGTCGTCGCCGCCGGCAAGCGCGTCGGACTCCTCGACGGCGACGCCGCCGTGACCGTCTCGCCGCCCGGCGGCGACCTCGAAATCACGGTCCCCGACGACGGTCCGGCCACCCTCTCCGGGCCGACCGAACGCGAGTTCGAGACCGAACTCGACGTGGACGTCCGCTCTCCCTGATGGGGTTCGACCCGGTCGCCTTCCTCGAACGGGCCGTCCCCGTCGCCTCGAACGACGGCGTCTCGGAGATGCGGACGCTCCTCGTGGAGACGCTGGCGTCGCACGGCGCGGACCCCGCGGTGGACGACGCGGGCAACGTCGTCGCCGCGAGGGGTGCCGCCGACCCCGAGACGCATCTCGTCTTCAACACGCACATCGACACCGTCTCGCCGCACGTCCCGTTCGAGCGAACGACCGACGCCGGCGACGACGTGATTCGCGGCCGCGGGTCCTGCGACGCGAAAGGTCCCCTCGCCGCCATCCTCGCGGCGTTCTTCGCCGTCGAACCCGCCGACGACGCGCGGGTGACGCTCGCGGTCACGCCCGACGAGGAGGTGCTCTCGACCGGCGCGGCGGCACTCGACCTCGACGCCGACATGTACGTCGTCGGCGAACCGACCGGTCTCGACGTCTGCACCGCCGCCAAGGGTCGGTTTCAGGGCACGCTCACGCTGTCGGGCGTCGCCTCGCACGCCGCCGAACCGCAGTCGGGCGTCAACGCGGTGTTCGCCCTCGAACGGGCCCTCGCGGCGATTCGCGCGTTCGACGACGGGCGCGCCGCCCACCCGCAGTTGGGCGCGGCGACGCTCACGCCGACGACCGTCGAGGGCGGCGCCGCGACGAACCAGGTGCCCGCGACGTGCGAACTCGTCCTCGACCGGCGGAGCGTCCCGCCCGAGACGGCCGCGGCGTTCCGAGACTCGCTGGAGACTGCCGTCCGCGACGCCGTCCCGGACGACGTGGGCGTCGCGTTCGACCTCACCGAGCGACCGACGCCGTTCCTCGAAGCGTTCGCCACCGACGAGGACCACGAACTCGTCCGCACTCTGGCCGCGGCGTCCGACCGCGCGGGCGGGTCCGGGGTCGTCCGGCCGTTCACCGCGGCGACGGAGGCGTCGTACTTCGCGCCCGCCCCCGTCGTCGTCTTCGGCCCCGGCGTCCTCGCGGACGAGACGGGCGCGGTGGCGCACGCCGACCGCGAGTACGTCCGAGTCGCCGACGTGCGCCGCGCCGCGGACGCCCTCACCGACGCCGTCGGCGAACTCGTCGGAGCGAACTGAGCGCCTCGTCCGTTCGACGGCCGCGTCGCCGTCCCGCGGAAGCGTAACTGCCATACACGTCCGCGGAGTCGAGTCGAGTATGTACGAGGCGGTCCACGCGCACCCCGACGGCGACAGCACGGCGGCCCGATTCGCGACGACGGCCGCCCGCTACGGGTACGACGGCGTGGTCGTCCGCGGCGACGACGCGAGCCCCGACTACGAGACGCTTCGCGAGGAGGCGCCGTGCGACGTGGTCGACGCCGTCGAAATCGTCGCCGAGGGACCGGAGCAGGCCAGCGGCGCGGTCGGCAACTACCGCCCGGACCGGACGCTGGTGCTGGTCCGCGGCGGGACGGACCGCCTGAACCGCTTCGCGGTCGAACAGGACCGCGTGGACGTGTTGACTCGGCCGTTCGCCGGCGACGGCGACGTGAACCACGTCCTCGCGAAGGCCGCCGAGCGGAACGGCGTCGCCGTCGAGTTCGACCTCGGGCCGGTCCTCCGTTCGACCGGCGGCCACCGCGTCCAGCATCTCGACTCGCTGCGCAAACTCAAGCGCATCCTCGACCACTACGACGCGCCGTACGTCGTCAGCGCCAACGCCGCCTCCCACTTGACGCTCCGCGCCCCGCGCGAACTCGCGGCCGTCGGCGACGAAATCGGCCTCGGGGCCGAGTGGGTCCGCGACGGACTCGCCGCGTGGGGTGACGTCGCCGCCCGCAACCGGGAGCGCTTGTCCGAGTCGTTCATAGCCCCGGGTGTCGAACGTGGCAGATATGAAGAAGACGATTGAGGAACACGCCGCCCGCTTCTCCGACGCGGCCGCCGACTACGACGAGTCGCAGGACTCGGAAGCGTACCGCGCCTGCGCGAACCTCGTCATCGACCACGCCGAACCGACCGACGAGGACGTCGTCCTCGACCTGGGGACGGGGACGGGCGCGATAGCCCTCGCCCTCGCGCCGACGGCGAAGCGCGTCGTCGGCCGCGACGTCAGCGAGGGGATGCTCGAACGGGCCCGCGAGAAGGCCGAGCGCGAAGGTATCGACGACGTCGAGTTCGGCGAGGGTCGCTTCCGCGACCCGAACTACGACGGCGAGGTGGACACCGGGTCGTCGCAGACGCCCCGAGCCGACGCTCACGGCGCTCGCGTCGACGTCGCAGTCTCGAACTTCGCCATGCACCACCTCTCCGACGAGGAGAAACGCGAGGCCATCTCGGTCGTCGCCGACCTGGACCCCCGCCGGTTCGTCCTCGGCGACCTGATGTTCTTCGGGGAGCCCGACCCCGAGGAGCCGTTCTACAGCCCCGATGTCGACGACCCGGCGACGGTGGGGACGCTCGCTGACGCCCTCACCGACGAGGGGTTCGTCCTCACCGCCGTCGAACGCGTCCACGACCAGGTGGGCGTGCTGGTGGCCGAACGGTTCGGCGACGTTGTCGAGCGAAGCTCGACAGCCCACCAGATGAAATCTGGTGACGCGAGCGACCGACTCCCGGTCGACGAGTAGATGAAACACCTGCCGAAACACCTCCAGCCCCGGTGGCGCTACCTCGCCGTCGAACTGGAGTCGTGGCCCGACGCGTCGTTCGACCGGGGGGACTTCCAGCGCGAACTGTGGTACGCCGCGCAGAACCTGTTCGGCGACAGCGGAAGCGCCGCGGCCGACCTGACGGTGCTGTCGTTCTCCTTCGCCGACGGGGAGGGCGAGACGGTGGTGCGCGCCTACCGCGGCGCGGAGGACCGGGCCCGGGCGGCGCTCACCTGCCTCTCGACGGTCAACGGGTCGCCCGTCGGCGTCCGCGTCGCCGGCGTCTCCGGTACGGTGCGTGCCTGTGAAGAAAGGTATTTAGGACGCCGGGCCGGAACTTCCGAAGAGAGAGACGTCGTGTTCGAGGACGAGTCGCGGCCCGCCGTCATCCGTGATTCACGGGTCGACGTTCGCGGGGCCGACGGGTTCGTCGGCGCGGCGCAACTCGATTTCGAGTGATAACTTATGCAGGGACAAGCCCAACAGCAGGCATACGACCGCGGGATTACCATCTTCTCGCCCGATGGTCGTCTCTACCAGGTAGAGTACGCGCGTGAAGCAGTCAAACGAGGGACGGCGAGCATCGGGGTCCGGACGCCCGAGGGCGTCGTCCTCGCCGCCGACAAGCGCTCCCGGTCGCCACTCATGGAACCGACGAGCGTCGAGAAGATTCACAAGGCGGACGACCACGTCGGCATCGCCTCGGCCGGCCACGTCGCCGACGCGCGCCAACTGATCGACTTCGCCCGCCGGCAGGCGCAGGTCAACCGACTGCGCTACGGCGAACCCATCGGCATCGAGACGCTGACGAAGGAAGTCACCGACCACATCCAGCAGTACACGCAGGTCGGCGGCGCACGCCCGTTCGGCGTCGCCCTCCTCATCGGCGGCATCGAGAACGGCACGCCGCGCTTGTACGAGACGGACCCCTCGGGGACGCCGTACGAGTGGAAGGCCGTCTCCATCGGTGCCGAACGAGGTGACCTCCAGGAGTACCTCGAAGAGAACTACCGCGACGACCTGACTCTCGACGAGGGCATCGGGCTCGCACTCCGCGCCATCGCCTCCACGAACGAGGGCCAACTCGAATCGGGCGGCGTCGACGTGGCCACCGTCACCACCGAGACGGAGGCGTTCGTCGAACTCACCAACGACGAGATAGACGAGTACATCGTCGAGAACGACCTCGAACCGACGGACGAGGACGAGACGGACGAACCGGCCG from the Halogeometricum rufum genome contains:
- the lysA gene encoding diaminopimelate decarboxylase; protein product: MTPAGGGGGEADPRIRRLSEWDGDELLALAEEHGTPLYVVDLDRVRENCARLDAAFPDAEVRYALKAHTGRAVLETVREAGLAAECASAGEVERALAAGYDGSDVQYTAVNPPGRDLDHVVDRWRDHPELTVTVGAADTVDRLRERGFDGRLCIRANPGVGAGHHEKVQTGANAKFGVPYDDVAELAESVADDFELVGLHAHAGSGISGDDLSNHRELVRRMGELAREVASRVGPLEFVDVGGGFGVPYREDEPPLDLESVADATREALGDVSGTLAVEPGRYVVADAGVLLTRVNTVKEAPDATVVGVDAGMTTLLRPAMYDAYHEIRNLSATEDVQAISATVAGPICESSDVMCENRLLAAPRRGHLLAVGNAGAYGYEMASTYNSRPRPAEVALSGGDARVVRRRETLADLTELEE
- the dapF gene encoding diaminopimelate epimerase — protein: MSVLHERIPVAKYHGTGNDFIVVDAEESVPDRPAFASTHCNRDSGIGGAEAERRGADGVLFLALERRYSPPRVVMTLVQPDGSVAAMCGNGARCAASWAAGRTGSSELMIDTPAGTRHAIVEGDRVTIEMGDPSFRPRDVPLARESELVEEDVEGLTVTAVNTGVPHAVAFVDDVDDVDLDAVAPAVRHADVFPEGANVTVASPNDDGSFSQRTFERGVEGETQSCGTGAVAVVAAGKRVGLLDGDAAVTVSPPGGDLEITVPDDGPATLSGPTEREFETELDVDVRSP
- a CDS encoding M20 family metallopeptidase; its protein translation is MGFDPVAFLERAVPVASNDGVSEMRTLLVETLASHGADPAVDDAGNVVAARGAADPETHLVFNTHIDTVSPHVPFERTTDAGDDVIRGRGSCDAKGPLAAILAAFFAVEPADDARVTLAVTPDEEVLSTGAAALDLDADMYVVGEPTGLDVCTAAKGRFQGTLTLSGVASHAAEPQSGVNAVFALERALAAIRAFDDGRAAHPQLGAATLTPTTVEGGAATNQVPATCELVLDRRSVPPETAAAFRDSLETAVRDAVPDDVGVAFDLTERPTPFLEAFATDEDHELVRTLAAASDRAGGSGVVRPFTAATEASYFAPAPVVVFGPGVLADETGAVAHADREYVRVADVRRAADALTDAVGELVGAN
- a CDS encoding RNase P subunit p30 family protein yields the protein MYEAVHAHPDGDSTAARFATTAARYGYDGVVVRGDDASPDYETLREEAPCDVVDAVEIVAEGPEQASGAVGNYRPDRTLVLVRGGTDRLNRFAVEQDRVDVLTRPFAGDGDVNHVLAKAAERNGVAVEFDLGPVLRSTGGHRVQHLDSLRKLKRILDHYDAPYVVSANAASHLTLRAPRELAAVGDEIGLGAEWVRDGLAAWGDVAARNRERLSESFIAPGVERGRYEEDD
- a CDS encoding class I SAM-dependent methyltransferase — encoded protein: MKKTIEEHAARFSDAAADYDESQDSEAYRACANLVIDHAEPTDEDVVLDLGTGTGAIALALAPTAKRVVGRDVSEGMLERAREKAEREGIDDVEFGEGRFRDPNYDGEVDTGSSQTPRADAHGARVDVAVSNFAMHHLSDEEKREAISVVADLDPRRFVLGDLMFFGEPDPEEPFYSPDVDDPATVGTLADALTDEGFVLTAVERVHDQVGVLVAERFGDVVERSSTAHQMKSGDASDRLPVDE
- a CDS encoding Rpp14/Pop5 family protein, with protein sequence MKHLPKHLQPRWRYLAVELESWPDASFDRGDFQRELWYAAQNLFGDSGSAAADLTVLSFSFADGEGETVVRAYRGAEDRARAALTCLSTVNGSPVGVRVAGVSGTVRACEERYLGRRAGTSEERDVVFEDESRPAVIRDSRVDVRGADGFVGAAQLDFE
- the psmA gene encoding archaeal proteasome endopeptidase complex subunit alpha, translating into MQGQAQQQAYDRGITIFSPDGRLYQVEYAREAVKRGTASIGVRTPEGVVLAADKRSRSPLMEPTSVEKIHKADDHVGIASAGHVADARQLIDFARRQAQVNRLRYGEPIGIETLTKEVTDHIQQYTQVGGARPFGVALLIGGIENGTPRLYETDPSGTPYEWKAVSIGAERGDLQEYLEENYRDDLTLDEGIGLALRAIASTNEGQLESGGVDVATVTTETEAFVELTNDEIDEYIVENDLEPTDEDETDEPAE